TCTTTGTCTGAGTCAGAGGGTAACGAACTAGTTTCTGGAGATTCTGGGAATGGGAGTGGTGAAGAGGAGATTGTTTCTGATAGTGAAGCAGTTGAGGGAAGTGGAGGGGATACTAGTGCACATGTTGTGGCCGTAGATTCTGCTTTTGTGAGATCTGGTGATGAGGGTAAAAAAAGTAGCGAGACAGTGTGGTGGAAGATGCCGTTTGTGCTTGTCAAGTACTATGCATTGAGGATTGGTCCTGTTTGGTCTGTCTCTATGGCTGCAGCTGTGATGAGTTTTGTTCTCTTGGGACGCAGACTCTATCATATGAAAAAGAAAGCTCAAAGGATCCATCTTAAAGTTGCAATCGACGAGAAGGTACACTATATTAACATTGAATTTGATTGGTGGGTTTCATTCCTTATGTTCAAAGGTTGTCCCGTCCTGCTGGCATATGTCAGTTATAGACTCTGTAGTTAATATGTTCCTTAGCTGAAATATAGATTATTTGGCCGCCCTTAGTCATCACCTTCTAACCAAATGATATGATTGTTATAACTCCAACATCTTGTTCACATGGCTGGCTAACTTTCTTCTATCATTGTCACGTCTTGGATTGTGTTTATGATCTGTGCAGAAGGTGTCGCGGGTGATGAGTCAGGCGGCTCGACTCAATGCGGCATTCTCAGAGGTAAAAAGGGTCCCAGTGATCCGCCCTGCTCTGCCATCTCCTGGCGCATGGCCGGTTTTGAGCCTTAGATGAGAAGCCGATTGATTATCCAATGTCTCATAATGTTATGAACCAGAGGAGTAGAGAGACACGTACATGTGTGTACAGTGTGACTCATCATGTTGTGTACTAAAAGAATAGAGATTTATGGTGTTTATGATGATGTTTCTATCATTTTGATGCATAGTAGTAGTAGTTCACCATCCTAAAAGAATATAGATTGACAAAAACATTTCATTTGAATTTAAGAGATTGATCAAATTGCATATTGCGCTAATATTTGTAATCCCATAAACAAAACAAGTATCCCAAAACCAAGACTCAACTTACGTATACACTTAACCAAGCTCTGCTAGTTTCTTACATTCTCAAATCACTTGCGAATCTTTTAAGTCTCTTTTTTTTTGAATGAGAATCTTTTAAGTCTCGAGTCTTCTAAGTTTTAGTAGCGTTCGGATCAGATGAAACGAGAGCAGAAACATATAGGTCAGTATCAACGGAGGCTTCGCTCTTGCTTCTACCACTTTCCGGTCTTCTCCTCCTCTGCCCCTGCCCATCCCCATCCACGTTTCTTGTACCTTGGGAATCACTAGGAGCAGCTTCATGTAAGGTTACGGACTTGCCTCTGCTATGGAGACTAGCCATGACTTCCCCCTGAGCATCGCCATCTTCCTTGAGGGTCTCGAGGACTTGTACCGCATGACTCATGAGGGGCCTTCCTTTTGGGTTTTGGCTTAAGCATTGGTATGCCAAATCGGCTACTTTCATCAACGCCTTAGTGGTGTATTGCCCATCCATTCGAGGGTCTATGATCCTCAAAAGCTTTTTGTTGTGATTCAATAGCGGTCGTGCCCACTCGACCAAGTTATGTTCCCGGCAAGGTCTGCTTTTGTCCATTGCCCTCTTCCCAAGGAGCATCTCAAGGAGAAGTACCCCGTATCCATAAACATCACTTCTAGATGTCAAATGTCCTAAGTACAACAATGAAGAAAAAACAAATGTGACTCATTTACAATTCATTTCCATAAGTGGGCTCATTTTCAACGACAGACCTGTCATTACATACTCAGGAGCAGCGTATCCGTAAGTGCCCATAACACGTGTTGACACGTGTGTTTGATCTCCTCTTGGACCATCTTTCGCTAGTCCAAAGTCTGCGAGCTTAGCATTGTAACACTGCACAAGCATTACACCATTCAGCAGCAGCATAGACAAGATAAAAAAAAAAAAAAAAAAAGTAGAAACCCAGGTCATTGTAGACTTTGAGCTTCACGGATAACTCTATAGAACAAGAAGTAGAATGTCTATGTACTACCAAAACAAAAGGACGTAATAAGCTGACCTCGTCAAGCAATATGTTGGCTGTCTTGAGATCCCGATATATGACGGAGCGTTCAGCACCATGAAGAAAAGCGAGACCCTTGGCTGCGTCTAGAGCGATCTTCACTCTTTTCGACCATGTCAAAGTGCATCCAACTCCTGCAAGCAGATGCTTCATCAAATCCTCGAGGCTCAAGAAACCCAGACTTGACCTCTAACAAAGTTAATGTTTTAAATGGTGGTGAGAACTTACTTCGGAAAAGATGTTTCTCGAGGCTTCCCAGTGACATGTACTCATAGACTAATAATCTGTGTTCATCTTCACAGCAGTAGCCAATGAGCTTGACCAAGTTTGGATGACTAAGCTGTCCTAAATAGTTAACTTCAGCCTGCAAGAAAAAAAAAACAAAAAAAATGGAAAGAATCAAACCACACATTCTCAAGTCTAAGAAACAAAAAAAAAAAAGGCCGATTATAAATACCAGCCACTCTCGATCTCCCTGAAAGCCTTCAGGATTAAGTTCTTTGATGGCAACTTTGGTGGAGTTATAACCAGGCCTGACATTGTCATCAATAAGACCTTTGTAGACAACACCAAAACCACCCTCGCCAAGAATGTAATCAGGCCTGAACTGCTTCGTAGCCAATTTCATCTCTTGGTAGGTGAATATATCCACATTCTCGTATCCAGGTGTTGTCTGAAGATCTTTGATGTTTTTAGGAGGCAAAGGCAACCCACTTGGACTCGGTTTGCCACCAACTGATGATTCTTTACATTCTGAATTCATTAGATACACTGCTGATTTTTTGCCTGAGAGTAAGAAAACCAAAAAACAAAAGAATCAAAGAATATAACATCAGAGTATGAACAGATAACGAAAACTTCTCACATTACAACAAAAATTCACCAGAAATCCAGAAAGAAAAATCCTCAATTTTCCCAAGAAAATCACCACGAAATGAAATTTACCCAGAACGAAAAATCTAGATTCCGAAGCAACAAAATGAGGCAAATCAAAAGAGAGAGGTCGGAATCAGATTGATTGATAGATACCTGATGACTTCTCCTTCTGATAGTTTTGCTGCTGAGAAAATTGGAACTGCTCTTCAGCGCTGAAGCAAATCCCCATGAAACTCTTCGTTGTGTGCTATTCGATTAACATCACATTGTCCATTAACTAACAAACATGAGACAGATCCACAAGAAGAGGTGAAAAATCACACACCCGATCTCCGACAAACTTGCTGATGAAAAATAGAGAATAGATGGTTTCTCGGATGAAGGGAGAGAGAGAGAAGAAGAAAACAAAAAGGAAAGAAGATAATTGTAGAGAGAGAACGAGCGAATAAATGAATGATCCGTTGGAATCGATGGAATTTGAGAGACTAGCCGCCAAATAAATAAGAAGACCTTCCGACCTATTCACGCTGTTTCTCCATTTATCCAGTCAACGATTGTCACGTCACCAACCGTTGACGGGGTTGAATGATTGGGTTTAGACTAAACCCGACCCGGATATAAACAGCCTAAAAGATCAACAATTGTTATATGATTCGGCCCAGTTTTTTTTCTTTTCAAGTCCTTTAAAATCACCAATGATTCGGCATTCGATCGGTTCGGATCAGGTATCTAGGATATCGGATAATTCAGTTATAGAAAATTGGTACTGATGAGGTAGTTCTAAATGTCGATCGGATTCGGTTCGGTTCTTGTCAGATCCAAATATTTTTGGGTATATCCAAACGAACCCAAAAAAATTCGGTTCCTATTCGAATTGACTTAATATAATCCAAATGTATAGAAAATAACCCATTTTATCCGAAATGCCTAGTTCAATTTTTTTTTACATCTAAATGTGTCCAAGAATATCCAAAAGTAACCAAAAATATCTGATCTATGAAAAATAATTAATATATTTTAAAATTTAGAAATATTTTTTAATATTTTAATTATTGTAAGTATTAATATAGATAGTATTTCTATATATAATATTAACTAGATGTTTTGCCCGCACATGTGGGCATAATTCTTTTTAATAGATATTTATTAACAAATGTACTATTAAATTTAAAGATTAAAATTTTGAAGTCAAACATTAAATTTATAATATTTTATGAATCTTTTAATTTCTTGATTTTTATCTTTTATTATTTTTAAAACATTATTTTTCGATAACAATGTCAATTTCTTATTATTTTAAAATAGGTTATTATTTTTAAACAATTTTTATTATATTAATTTATAATCAATTATATAATTGAAGAAAAATATATATAATTGCTAATACAAAGTGATGTTATTAAACCAAATCATTGAAATTACCAAAACCTACAAAATCTTAAAATAAATCAAAAGCAAAAAAATTGTTCAACCTAACCCAACTTTACATATTATATTAATCAAAGTAAATAAAATGATTGAATTATATAATTATATTGTGAAATACCTCTCATAAAAACTGAATACCCACTCACACATGTTAACAAATAAAACATTAATATATAATGTATAAGATAAGAACATTTGTTATCTATTCTTATATTTACTTCTAAATTCTATAATAGAGGGGAAAATATGCTATAGTCAATCTCTATTTTTCATTTAAAATAGAGACATGCTATTTTCTTCTAAATTTATAATCACTACAAGAAAACATATAACATATTTTTACGAAGGCAATATTCCTTGTAAATTCGTCGTAAACAGGGTGTTACGACGAATTAACGTCGAAACACGTTTCGTTGTTAAACGTCCGTCGTAACGGAGGTTTCGTCGTAAACGACTCGTTACGTTTACGACGAAATATATTCCTCGTAAAGCGCACGGAAAGGATTCATCGTAAACGACACGTAAGCATTCGTCGTAAAGCCCACGTAATTATTTCGATGTAAAGCACACGTAAATACTTTCATTGTAAATCACTCGTAAACATTTCGATGTAAAACCCTCGTAAATATTTCAATGTTAATCACTCGTAAACATTCGATGTAAACTCCATGTAATGTTTACGAGGAGTTTACATCGTTTCTTATTATATTATTATTANNNNNNNNNNNNNNNNNNNNNNNNNNNNNNNNNNNNNNNNNNNNNNNNNNNNNNNNNGGAAAACATATTTTAAAAAGTCATACAATAATATTTAAATTTATAATACAAACTGAAAAATAAAAAAAAACTACATATTCTCGAAGTAGTTGGTGGGGTTGCTCGGCTGTTGACGGGTTGGATCGGACTCTTGGGGATCTCTNNNNNNNNNNNNNNNNNNNNNNNACATTCTCTGCATAACCGGGTTTCCCACGGCCATCACGTCTAGCAAATCCTCAAGAGAGTCTAATAGAACATGCTGGCTATCCATTCGAGCCTTCATCTGAGCAGTCTCTTCATCCCGTCTCGAAGTGTATGACGAAGTTGCCCTTGCAACTTCGTTAACAGAGCCTATACCGACTATCCGTCCCTTCTTTTTAGGAGCCACCTATAAAATCAAAACATATATTAATATAGTTAATTATGTTAAAATATTTAAAATAATGTAACCAAAAATTTTAAATTGTACCTCTTCGAAGATTCTGTCGACCTCTTCGGTGGACAATGTGACTGGTAATCCATCGGGAGACTCCTGGGTTAGTTGCGTCTTCCGTTCTTCAATCCGACCAGCCACTGTTTGGAAGAGTTTCTCAGATACATGATCCACAAAAACTCCGTCGGATGTGGCATGAGTCATCTTGAATAAGTCAGACAGAGAAGCTAAGACTCCCGTCTTCTCGAACTACAAAAAAAAAATTAAATTAAATATTATAAATTATATTAATTGAATATTTTAAAATATATATTTAAAACAAAACTTACAACTTCTAGACGGACTCCTGCATGAGGTTTTTGTCCAGTTCTGTGAAGCATGGGAAAATGACCATCTTTATCNNNNNNNNNNNNNNNNNNNNNNNNNNNNNNNNNNNNNNNNNNNNNNNNNNNNNNNNNNNNNNNNNNNNNGTACCGGAACCATCGCCAAACAACTGGGCATAAGTAGGTGCTGCTGGTTTCCTTCTAGGAGCCATCTAAAAAAAAATTAAATAAATTTAATCAATTATGAGGACATAATTAAAAAATTATTCAGTTACCTAACAAATCACCTAAACTATAGTATTCCGTCATCTAACTAATCACCTAAACTAATTACCTAACTAATTAATAACCTAAACTAACTTAAAAAAAAAAAGGANNNNNNNNNNNNNNNNNNNNNNNGAGTTTGGGAGGAATGAACGAGGCAGCCTCGTCTCGGCGTCTCAATAATATAGAAAACATTTCGTCGTAAACGCGACGTAATATTACGACGAAGTTACCAGACCCGCATTTTTCCATTTACGACGAAGTTACCAGGCCCGCGTCTGTTTACGACGAAATTACGTCGAATCGATTTACCAGGCTTTTCNNNNNNNNNNNNNNNNNNNNCCCACGTTTACGACGAAGTTACCAGGCCCGCGTTTTTTCATTTACGATGAAATTACGTGGAATAGATAACCATTTAGGACGATTTTACAACGCTTAACCCTAAACACCGAGANNNNNNNNNNNNNNNNNNNNNNNNNNNNNNNNNNNNNNNNNNNNNNNNNNNNNNNNNNNNNNNNNNNNNNNNNNNNNNNNNNNNNNNNNNNNNNNNNNNNNNNNNNNNNNNNNNNNNNNNNNNNNNNNNNNNNNNNNNNNNNNNNNNNNNNNNNNNNNNNNNNNNNNNNNNNNNNNNNNNNNNNNNNNNNNNNNNNNNNNNNNNNNNNNNNNNNNNNNNNNNNNNNNNNNNNNNNNNNNNNNNNNNNNNNNNNNNNNNNNNNNNNNNNNNNNNNNNNNNNNNNNNNNNNNNNNNNNNNNNNNNNNNNNNNNNNNNNNNNNNNNNNNNNNNNNNNNNNNNNNNNNNNNNNNNNNNNNNNNNNNNNNNNNNNNNNNNNNNNNNNNNNNNNNNNNNNNNNNNNNNNNNNNNNNNNNNNNNNNNNNNNNNNNNNNNNNNNNNNNNNNNNNNNNNNNNNNNNNNNNNNNNNNNNNNNNNNNNNNNNNNNNNNNNNNNNNNNNNNNNNNNNNNNNNNNNNNNNNNNNNNNNNNNNNNNNNNNNNNNNNNNNNNNNNNNNNNNNNNNNNNNNNNNNNNNNNNNNNNNNNNNNNNNNNNNNNNNNNNNNNNNNNNNNNNNNNNNNNNNNNNNNNNNNNNNNNNNNNNNNNNNNNNNNNNNNNNNNNNNNNNNNNNNNNNNNNNNNNNNNNNNNNNNNNNNNNNNNNNNNNNNNNNNNNNNNNNNNNNNNNNNNNNNNNNNNNNNNNNNNNNNNNNNNNNNNNNNNNNNNNNNNNNNNNNNNNNNNNNNNNNNNNNNNNNNNNNNNNNNNNNNNNNNNNNNNNNNNNNNNNNNNNNNNNNNNNNNNNNNNNNNNNNNNNNNNNNNNNNNNNNNNNNNNNNNNNNNNNNNNNNNNNNNNNNNNNNNNNNNNNNNNNNNNNNNNNNNNNNNNNNNNNNNNNNNNNNNNNNNNNNNNNNNNNNNNNNNNNNNNNNNNNNNNNNNNNNNNNNNNNNNNNNNNNNNNNNNNNNNNNNNNNNNNNNNNNNNNNNNNNNNNNNNNNNNNNNNNNNNNNNNNNNNNNNNNNNNNNNNNNNNNNNNNNNNNNNNNNNNNNNNNNNNNNNNNNNNNNNNNNNNNNNNNNNNNNNNNNNNNNNNNNNNNNNNNNNNNNNNNNNNNNNNNNNNNNNNNNNNNNNNNNNNNNNNNNNNNNNNNNNNNNNNNNNNNNNNNNNNNNNNNNNNNNNNNNNNNNNNNNNNNNNNNNNNNNNNNNNNNNNNNNNNNNNNNNNNNNNNNNNNNNNNNNNNNNNNNNNNNNNNNNNNNNNNNNNNNNNNNNNNNNNNNNNNNNNNNNNNNNNNNNNNNNNNNNNNNNNNNNNNNNNNNNNNNNNNNNNNNNNNNNNNNNNNNNNNNNNNNNNNNNNNNNNNNNNNNNNNNNNNNNNNNNNNNNNNNNNNNNNNNNNNNNNNNNNNNNNNNNNNNNNNNNNNNNNNNNNNNNNNNNNNNNNNNNNNNNNNNNNNNNNNNNNNNNNNNNNNNNNNNNNNNNNNNNNNNNNNNNNNNNNNNNNNNNNNNNNNNNNNNNNNNNNNNNNNNNNNNNNNNNNNNNNNNNNNNNNNNNNNNNNNNNNNNNNNNNNNNNNNNNNNNNNNNNNNNNNNNNNNNNNNNNNNNNNNNNNNNNNNNNNNNNNNNNNNNNNNNNNNNNNNNNNNNNNNNNNNNNNNNNNNNNNNNNNNNNNNNNNNNNNNNNNNNNNNNNNNNNNNNNNNNNNNNNNNNNNNNNNNNNNNNNNNNNNNNNNNNNNNNNNNNNNNNNNNNNNNNNNNNNNNNNNNNNNNNNNNNNNNNNNNNNNNNNNNNNNNNNNNNNNNNNNNNNNNNNNNNNNNNNNNNNAATTTTTGTAGCAAAATCTGCGTGTACCTTGTTGAAATGTTTCCACGCTCTTGCGTCTGATGGATGTGCAACCTCACCATCTCTCTGGACATGTTCCGCATGCCACCTCATCGATGCAGCAGTCCTCTCAGATTGATATAATCTTTTCAATCTGTCTGTAATTGGTAGGTACCACATCCTTTGGTACGGTACCCTATTCCTCCCACGGCCTTGCGGTTTGAATCGTGGTTTTTTGCAGAATCGACACTCTTCTAACTTGTCATCTTCTTTCCAGTAGATCATGCAGTTGTCGATGCAAACATCAATCATCTCCGAAGGCAACCCAAGACTATAAACCAATTTCTGAATCTCATAATAAGATTCAGCAGACACGTTGTCTTCTGGCAAATACTCTTTAAACAACTCCGCCCATGCATCCATGCAATTATCCGTTTTAATATTCATCATTCTAGCTGCTAGAGACAATTTAGAGAGACCTTCTCTACAACCAGTGTAGATTGGTTGATTTGCAGCATCTAGCATTTCATAAAACCTTTTTGCATCCAAATTAGGTTCTTCTACATTTCCAGTTCCATCAGCTATTGTTGTAGTTGTTTCTAAAAATGCATCACTAATCATATCTTGAACCCTATCATGATCTACCATCTGCTCATGATCTTGATGATAATTATATTCATTATGCAAATGATTCGGTTCTTCACTATGATGACCATCCTCAAAATTATTATTACTACTACTAGCTTCATTTCCCCCATAACCCTCTCCATGTTGATACCAAATGTAGTACTGTGGTGTAAATCCTCTGTTTACTAAATGCTTCCATACAGTTTCACTACGTGCAAATTTTGAATTCTTGCATTTTCGACAGGGGCAGAACATCTTACCGCTTTCCTGTGTGATCGGTGTACAGCCCGCCTGGTGCATGAATGTCTCTAGCCCGCTCAGAAATGCGTTCGTCACCCTCCCGTCGGAATCTTTGTGCAAATACATCCAACTCCGTAACTCGTAAATACTACCGCCACCGGCCATTTTTTTCTTAGATTTTTTTTTGAAATTTTTTTTTCTGATTTTTTTTCGGATTTTTTTTTTCCGTTTGTGTGTTGTGAGGAAGAGAGTCGTGAGAAATGACATATATAGAGAAATTTTCGAGTTGGGTAGTTGAAATATAACATCGATTTTACAAGGAATATTTTACATGGTTTTAACATAATATTTACAACGACTTTACGACGAAATTAGGTAAGCTAAAGCACATTGAATACACGTTTTCACCTAAATATAACGGTAACATGTTTCGTTGTAATGTCGATGTAATGATTACGACGTATTTCTCATTCCACGTATATTCGTCGTAAACATACATGGATTTTACGACGAAAACTATTCGTCGTAAATTTACATGGCGTTTACGACGAAAGATGGATTCCTCGTAACTGTGTTGTAAACACCATGTAAATTTACGACGAAATATTTTCGTCGTAAATGTTCGTTGTTATGGGCACGTTTTCTTGTAGTGAATATTTTTTAGTATAAAAAATATATTTTATTTTCAAAATGGTCTATTAACTTTCAAACTTTAATAAATATAACTAAAACAAGTAATTTGGAAAATACATTTTTCTATAAAAATATAATCACATTTTTCTTTACATAATAGTCTTTTGAATAAATTTTAATTTAAACAAAGTTATAATTCTCTGAATTTCTTGAAAAACCTAAAAGTAAGTAGAGTTAATGTTAAATTAATATTTTGAAAATATTCTCTTTTGGAGACAGACATTTTGAAAATATTTTAAAATATAATTTCGTTCCCGATAAAAAACATTTAGAAAATCACGAATTGCAAACAAATATAAATAAAATTTATTGTTATTAATTATATACATATTTTTAGTATTTTAATACTAAAATAAATTTAATAATTTAGAAAAAATATTCCATGACATATTACACTTACAAAAAAATATAAATCCATTTCTGATATTTTTTATAAACCTATTTTTAATATTTTAGTATAATGATAAATCCAATTATTATATGTATATATATACTACTAATTATAAAAATTGTTGTAGAAGAAAGAAAGATGTAGATAAACACAAAATAAATAAATGAAATTATCTTTTCTTTTTTTTCAAAAATGTTTTCCATTTATTGTTTTGAGATAATTTTATAATATTAATTTGTAATCAGATAAATAATAAATTATATTTTAATTATAGTTTAATTAAAATTATTTATTAAAACTAATGACTCACCCTAAAATCATGGAGAATGTGACAAATAAGCAAATTCACTTCTCAAATAATAGTATAGATACTTTAGATATTTTCAGATACCCATACTTTTGGATTATGTTCGGATTCGGATCTAGTTCTTCGAATATAGGAAATCATATACCGTTCAGATATCTATGTTGGATCGGGTTCGGTACCTTAAACTTCAGATCCAGATCATTTTCCCAGGCCTAAGAGCATCATTATCCCTAGAAACCCATAAGGTT
This genomic interval from Brassica oleracea var. oleracea cultivar TO1000 chromosome C2, BOL, whole genome shotgun sequence contains the following:
- the LOC106327132 gene encoding serine/threonine-protein kinase At5g01020-like, with amino-acid sequence MGICFSAEEQFQFSQQQNYQKEKSSGKKSAVYLMNSECKESSVGGKPSPSGLPLPPKNIKDLQTTPGYENVDIFTYQEMKLATKQFRPDYILGEGGFGVVYKGLIDDNVRPGYNSTKVAIKELNPEGFQGDREWLAEVNYLGQLSHPNLVKLIGYCCEDEHRLLVYEYMSLGSLEKHLFRRVGCTLTWSKRVKIALDAAKGLAFLHGAERSVIYRDLKTANILLDECYNAKLADFGLAKDGPRGDQTHVSTRVMGTYGYAAPEYVMTGHLTSRSDVYGYGVLLLEMLLGKRAMDKSRPCREHNLVEWARPLLNHNKKLLRIIDPRMDGQYTTKALMKVADLAYQCLSQNPKGRPLMSHAVQVLETLKEDGDAQGEVMASLHSRGKSVTLHEAAPSDSQGTRNVDGDGQGQRRRRPESGRSKSEASVDTDLYVSALVSSDPNATKT